A single Providencia manganoxydans DNA region contains:
- the idi gene encoding isopentenyl-diphosphate Delta-isomerase, translating into MEQDIILVDELDTPVGIMPKLLAHQLGKLHRAFSVFIFNSKGELLIQQRAAHKYHSAGQWANSCCSHPAPNEDTMVAAKRRLMEELGFTTQLSHVGHFLYHAQVNGGLTEHEYDHLFIGNYDGTIIPNPDEVSAIRWLHPSALQKEIKQNPEQFTPWFKLIINKYPQLKFN; encoded by the coding sequence ATGGAACAAGATATTATTTTAGTTGATGAGTTGGATACACCTGTAGGTATCATGCCGAAACTCTTAGCACACCAGCTTGGTAAGCTACACCGCGCTTTCTCAGTGTTTATTTTTAATAGCAAAGGTGAATTACTGATCCAACAACGCGCAGCTCATAAATATCACTCAGCTGGACAATGGGCTAATAGCTGTTGTAGTCACCCTGCCCCAAATGAAGATACCATGGTTGCAGCTAAGCGTAGGCTGATGGAAGAGCTGGGCTTCACTACCCAACTTTCACATGTTGGTCATTTTCTTTATCATGCTCAAGTCAACGGCGGCTTAACTGAGCATGAATACGATCATCTATTCATCGGTAACTATGACGGTACCATTATACCAAATCCCGATGAAGTATCTGCGATCCGTTGGCTGCATCCTTCAGCTTTACAGAAAGAGATAAAACAAAATCCCGAACAATTTACACCTTGGTTTAAATTAATTATCAATAAATATCCACAACTCAAATTTAATTGA
- the narL gene encoding two-component system response regulator NarL yields the protein MENTNITNEKSTILLIDDHPMLRNGVKQLISLEPSLLVIGEAGDGAAGIKIAEEQDPDLILLDLNMPGMNGFETLDELRKRELSGRIILFTVSNYGEDLVNALKRGADGYLLKDMEPEELITALKEAASGKMVVSPALTSVLAESLKATRPQTGNNLLSLTPREADILELISQGLANKMIARKLDIAESTVKVHVKHLLKKLNLKSRVEAAVWVLQQK from the coding sequence ATGGAAAATACAAATATAACAAATGAAAAATCAACAATTTTACTGATTGATGACCATCCAATGCTAAGAAATGGTGTTAAACAACTGATTAGCCTTGAACCATCATTACTCGTCATTGGTGAAGCAGGAGATGGCGCGGCAGGTATCAAGATCGCAGAAGAACAGGATCCAGATCTTATCCTTCTAGATCTAAATATGCCCGGTATGAATGGTTTTGAAACTTTAGACGAACTAAGAAAGCGCGAGCTATCAGGCCGCATTATACTTTTCACTGTCTCTAATTACGGTGAAGATCTTGTCAATGCACTTAAACGTGGCGCTGATGGCTATTTATTGAAAGATATGGAACCAGAGGAGCTTATTACTGCGCTTAAAGAAGCTGCTAGCGGTAAAATGGTAGTAAGTCCTGCTTTAACCTCAGTGCTTGCTGAATCACTAAAAGCGACACGACCACAGACAGGCAATAACCTACTGTCTTTAACGCCAAGAGAAGCTGATATTTTAGAACTCATCTCCCAAGGGCTTGCAAACAAAATGATCGCTCGAAAATTGGATATTGCGGAAAGTACAGTCAAAGTCCATGTGAAGCATTTATTGAAGAAATTGAATCTTAAATCACGAGTTGAAGCAGCGGTATGGGTACTTCAGCAAAAATAA
- the narX gene encoding nitrate/nitrite two-component system sensor histidine kinase NarX: MPTFHRRFSIISQIIGLMLLIAVLGIIGMTISNRIIIGVQGNAHAINKSGSLRMQSYRLLSLVPLNDDSKQYLSELESDLSSPELTQVAKAEALTTKLGELDDFWQTTLRPSLLNANTSNDARYEVIAFVNKLDELVHDIDEKTERKIAYVAMTQMIFIVLVFLLLMATIWHLRRKIYYPWMKLLSMVHAIGQKDFSQRYPSNNQQDELNALGLTLNQMSDELAQSYHRLESRVAEKTADLRNKNRVLSYLYQSNQTLHSTEPLDLRLQKVLNELQSITRLTSVNLKLYEDSNEEYFHEIHSITEICEEPITSLSWELSDNIHRYGVIIGEMREDQQLSEEENNLVLMLAKQISGMLAMEYQIEQQQQLLIMDERSAIARELHDSIAQSLSCLKMQISYLQMQPQPLPEKHQQLLGEMRGEINTAYSQLRELLTTFRLKLTEPGLLPSLKSTIDEFSQKMGFEILLHYHLPAKSISPHQSIHILQIIREALSNILKHAHANWAQVTLQQNSNTVTIIIEDNGEGIGSTPEKQNHYGLIIMRERALSLNGECNIIPREQGGTKVEVTFSLAIT, from the coding sequence ATGCCGACATTCCATCGTCGATTTTCTATAATTAGTCAAATCATTGGATTAATGTTACTTATTGCAGTGCTTGGTATCATTGGAATGACGATTTCAAATCGCATCATCATTGGTGTACAAGGTAATGCTCATGCCATTAATAAGTCAGGCTCCCTTCGCATGCAAAGCTATCGGCTACTCTCTTTAGTACCTTTAAATGACGATTCAAAGCAATATCTTTCAGAGCTCGAGAGCGACTTATCGAGCCCTGAATTAACGCAAGTTGCTAAAGCTGAGGCGCTCACCACCAAACTAGGTGAACTAGATGATTTTTGGCAGACCACCTTGCGTCCCTCATTACTAAATGCAAATACATCTAATGACGCTCGTTATGAAGTTATCGCCTTCGTTAATAAACTTGATGAGCTTGTTCATGATATTGATGAAAAAACTGAACGAAAAATTGCTTATGTCGCAATGACACAAATGATTTTTATTGTTTTAGTATTTCTATTATTAATGGCTACCATTTGGCATCTGCGACGTAAAATTTATTACCCATGGATGAAGTTACTCTCAATGGTTCATGCCATCGGCCAAAAAGATTTTAGTCAACGCTATCCAAGTAATAATCAACAAGATGAATTGAATGCTCTTGGTTTAACCTTAAACCAAATGTCCGATGAGCTAGCGCAAAGCTATCACCGACTAGAATCAAGGGTTGCCGAAAAAACAGCAGACCTACGTAATAAGAACCGAGTGCTTTCCTATCTATATCAGTCAAACCAAACTCTGCACTCTACTGAACCACTAGATTTAAGATTACAAAAAGTACTTAATGAACTGCAAAGCATTACACGACTAACAAGTGTCAATTTAAAACTCTATGAAGACAGTAATGAAGAATATTTTCATGAAATTCATAGCATAACTGAAATTTGTGAGGAACCAATAACTTCACTGTCGTGGGAACTTTCTGACAATATTCACCGATACGGTGTCATTATTGGTGAGATGAGAGAAGATCAACAATTATCTGAAGAAGAAAATAACCTAGTATTGATGTTAGCGAAGCAAATATCAGGAATGCTCGCAATGGAGTACCAAATAGAGCAACAGCAGCAGCTCCTGATTATGGATGAGCGCTCAGCTATCGCTAGAGAGCTACATGATTCTATCGCTCAATCACTCTCTTGCCTAAAAATGCAGATCAGCTACTTGCAAATGCAGCCTCAGCCATTACCTGAAAAACATCAGCAACTACTAGGGGAAATGCGAGGGGAAATTAATACAGCATACAGCCAACTCAGAGAGCTACTAACAACCTTCAGATTAAAATTAACCGAACCAGGGCTACTTCCATCACTAAAAAGTACTATCGATGAGTTTAGTCAAAAAATGGGCTTCGAAATTTTATTACACTACCATCTACCCGCGAAAAGTATTTCACCACATCAATCCATTCATATTTTACAGATTATCAGAGAGGCGCTTAGCAATATATTAAAACATGCGCATGCAAATTGGGCACAAGTCACTCTCCAACAAAATTCCAACACCGTAACAATAATTATTGAAGATAATGGTGAAGGAATAGGCTCTACACCTGAAAAACAAAACCATTATGGGTTAATTATAATGAGGGAAAGAGCACTTAGCTTAAATGGTGAGTGCAATATTATTCCAAGAGAGCAAGGTGGAACAAAGGTTGAAGTTACGTTCTCCTTAGCTATAACTTAA
- a CDS encoding DUF808 domain-containing protein: MAGTSLLALLDDIAAVLDDISVMTKMAAKKTSGVLGDDLALNAQQVTGVRAEREIPVVWAVAKGSFINKLILVPLALLISAFIPWAVTPLLMIGGAYLCFEGAEKLMHKYLHAPQEHSEKKEQEATMSPEEIASFEKNKIKGAIRTDFVLSAEIIAITLGIVSSTTLINQLAILSIIAIVMTVGVYGIVAGIVKIDDLGFYLQKKTSKFLSKLGKSLIYATPYLMKTLSVVGTAAMFMVGGGILTHGITFIYQWIEEIALAALLTPAIGSIMHLVIPSIANLIFGLIFGIVLVLLITLIKQIKSRLTT, encoded by the coding sequence GTGGCCGGAACAAGCTTACTCGCTTTACTTGATGATATCGCCGCCGTATTGGATGACATATCGGTTATGACCAAAATGGCCGCGAAAAAAACCTCTGGGGTACTTGGCGATGACCTAGCGCTAAACGCACAACAAGTCACTGGTGTCAGAGCAGAACGAGAAATCCCTGTCGTATGGGCGGTCGCTAAAGGCTCGTTTATCAACAAATTGATATTAGTACCACTTGCACTATTGATTAGCGCTTTTATCCCTTGGGCAGTAACACCACTATTGATGATTGGCGGCGCTTACCTTTGCTTTGAAGGTGCTGAAAAATTGATGCATAAATACCTTCATGCCCCCCAAGAACATAGCGAAAAGAAAGAACAAGAAGCCACCATGTCACCGGAAGAAATAGCCTCTTTCGAAAAAAATAAAATCAAAGGAGCCATACGAACTGACTTTGTACTATCTGCCGAAATCATTGCTATCACACTAGGTATTGTTTCTTCTACAACACTAATTAACCAGCTAGCAATTCTTTCTATCATAGCCATAGTGATGACTGTTGGGGTGTATGGAATTGTGGCAGGGATCGTTAAAATCGATGATCTTGGCTTTTATTTACAGAAAAAAACCTCAAAATTCCTCAGTAAATTAGGCAAAAGCTTAATTTATGCGACACCGTACTTAATGAAAACATTATCAGTAGTTGGAACTGCTGCGATGTTTATGGTTGGGGGTGGTATACTAACTCACGGTATTACATTCATCTATCAGTGGATTGAAGAAATTGCCTTAGCCGCATTACTAACCCCAGCTATCGGCTCGATTATGCACCTCGTTATACCTTCAATCGCTAACCTTATTTTTGGACTTATTTTTGGTATTGTACTGGTACTATTGATAACGCTAATAAAACAAATTAAATCACGTTTAACAACTTGA
- a CDS encoding glycosyltransferase, whose product MSSHPVLSIVVAVYNGEKFLPHFFDSLLAQNLSHWELIVVNDGSKDNSEEVIRQYQDKFSHFKLLTQENQGVSVARNTGMAQATGQYITFPDIDDEISPKMYGRLLEIALAGDLDVATCNGTYIYTNGDAPKAIFPPNKVPSTGVISGPEWLEMGLSSRKFLHVTWLNLYRLELIRQHNFSFEPKLHHQDIPWTTELLLVAKKVQFINEQYYDYLIHNQSVSHSLQGDERSVRKINTYLKIIDMLLAIYKRYPEQVKQAPACLWQVGKEGLGVIQAILAIKSPEIQREMAQKFIESGYWDVVWSHATTIKLKWRLIRRYTKLKAAAK is encoded by the coding sequence ATGTCTTCCCATCCTGTTTTGAGTATTGTGGTTGCCGTTTATAATGGTGAAAAATTTCTTCCTCATTTTTTTGATAGCTTATTAGCACAAAACCTCAGCCACTGGGAGCTTATCGTGGTCAACGATGGCTCTAAAGACAATAGTGAAGAGGTCATCCGTCAATACCAAGACAAATTTAGCCATTTTAAATTACTAACACAGGAAAATCAGGGCGTTTCAGTGGCTCGTAATACAGGGATGGCGCAAGCCACAGGTCAATATATTACTTTTCCTGATATTGATGATGAAATCAGCCCTAAAATGTATGGCCGCTTATTGGAAATTGCACTAGCAGGTGACTTAGATGTGGCTACCTGTAATGGAACTTATATTTATACCAATGGTGATGCCCCAAAAGCTATTTTTCCACCGAATAAAGTGCCTTCAACTGGTGTGATTAGTGGTCCTGAGTGGTTAGAAATGGGGTTAAGTTCACGCAAATTTTTGCATGTCACTTGGTTAAATCTCTATCGTTTAGAATTGATCCGTCAGCATAATTTTTCATTTGAACCAAAGCTGCATCATCAGGATATCCCTTGGACAACAGAGCTATTACTGGTGGCAAAGAAAGTACAGTTTATCAATGAACAGTATTACGATTATTTGATCCATAACCAGTCGGTTTCTCACTCATTACAAGGTGATGAGCGTTCAGTACGTAAGATCAATACGTATTTGAAGATTATTGATATGTTATTGGCGATTTACAAACGTTACCCGGAGCAAGTTAAGCAAGCGCCTGCTTGTTTGTGGCAAGTGGGTAAAGAAGGGTTGGGGGTCATTCAAGCCATACTTGCAATTAAGTCGCCTGAAATTCAGCGTGAGATGGCTCAGAAATTTATTGAAAGTGGCTATTGGGATGTTGTTTGGTCTCACGCAACAACCATCAAATTAAAATGGCGTTTGATCCGCCGCTATACAAAGCTAAAAGCGGCTGCTAAGTAA
- a CDS encoding helix-turn-helix transcriptional regulator, with the protein MENYLDKLPDVIDSVATNQFYPNLLTWLSSFIVFDNAIVYSFEKNAPPRFLSKVEKRNSDSVNRIYQRGAYLMDPFYQALQKGTGSQVLTLRELAPKGFYHTDYYLNFYRKTGWCDEAALLLEITSDRQLGIFFGNEDEPFLSEKRTQAPLKEAFEIIRSMAKLHKEISPSEVSSHYRLADMQTRFGLTPRECEVVELILEGKGSPQIAQSLFISLGTVKNHRKNIYQKLDINSQGELFNLLMGHARHTSSRNHLC; encoded by the coding sequence ATGGAAAACTATCTGGATAAACTACCTGATGTGATTGATTCTGTTGCGACTAACCAGTTTTATCCTAATTTGTTGACGTGGTTATCTTCTTTTATTGTGTTTGATAACGCGATTGTTTATTCCTTTGAAAAAAATGCCCCCCCACGCTTCTTATCTAAAGTTGAAAAACGCAATAGTGATAGTGTAAATCGTATTTATCAGCGTGGCGCTTATTTAATGGATCCGTTTTATCAGGCATTGCAAAAGGGAACGGGTTCGCAGGTATTAACATTAAGAGAGCTTGCGCCTAAAGGTTTTTATCATACTGATTATTATCTCAATTTTTATCGCAAAACAGGTTGGTGTGATGAGGCAGCACTCTTGCTAGAAATTACCAGTGATAGGCAGTTAGGGATCTTTTTTGGTAATGAAGACGAGCCATTTCTATCAGAGAAAAGAACGCAGGCTCCATTAAAAGAAGCTTTTGAAATTATTCGCAGTATGGCGAAACTGCACAAAGAAATTTCCCCGAGTGAAGTCTCTAGCCATTACCGGTTGGCAGACATGCAAACACGATTTGGTCTGACGCCAAGAGAGTGTGAGGTGGTGGAATTGATCCTTGAAGGGAAAGGCTCACCACAGATTGCTCAATCATTATTTATTAGTTTAGGTACAGTGAAAAATCATCGGAAAAATATCTATCAGAAATTAGATATCAATTCTCAAGGTGAATTATTTAACTTATTAATGGGTCACGCTCGTCACACTTCAAGCCGTAATCATTTATGTTAA
- a CDS encoding NAD(P)/FAD-dependent oxidoreductase, whose translation MNNQVESLTYYAATKKYDLRFPTLKEDLDVDVVIIGGGFSGVNTALELCEKGITNIAIIEGRHIGYGGSGRNGGQVMAGIGHDLDVIKKHVGSEGLETIFKISNMGAGIIRERIAKYNIDADFCHGYAYLGSNKRQEKTLRGWLTDFKSVSPDEEIEFYTGSDLKQIIGSDAYTCGIKHMGGGHVHSLNLLLGEAKAVTDYGVKIFENSQVLNVEYGDTVTVRTAMGSVRAKKMLWACDSFLNGLEPTIYPKTINTYAYQLMTEELSDEMIERISPIRGAYSDIRPVIDYYRVTKENRLLFGSSTHFLEYIPSDLKAWNRNLMLKIFPYLKDVKIELAWGGPMACSANLFPQIGSLPGHNNIFFVQGYSGFGVTPSHIVCKVLAEGMAEGSHRYDLMSSIPHANIAGKDSMRNVIVSLAKIWHQTSGYWQGRR comes from the coding sequence ATGAATAACCAAGTTGAATCATTAACCTATTACGCAGCGACCAAGAAGTATGATCTTCGTTTCCCTACACTGAAAGAAGATCTTGATGTTGATGTTGTGATCATCGGTGGTGGCTTTTCCGGTGTGAATACCGCGCTTGAACTATGTGAAAAAGGGATCACAAATATTGCGATCATTGAAGGCCGTCATATTGGCTATGGTGGTTCAGGCCGAAATGGTGGGCAGGTGATGGCAGGGATCGGTCATGACCTTGATGTGATCAAAAAGCACGTTGGCTCAGAAGGGTTAGAGACAATATTTAAAATTAGTAATATGGGCGCAGGGATTATTCGTGAACGTATTGCGAAATATAATATTGATGCTGATTTTTGTCATGGCTATGCCTATTTAGGGAGTAATAAACGTCAAGAAAAAACCTTGCGGGGTTGGTTGACGGATTTTAAATCAGTGTCACCAGACGAAGAAATTGAGTTTTATACGGGTTCTGATCTAAAACAGATCATTGGTTCAGATGCTTATACCTGTGGCATAAAACACATGGGAGGGGGGCATGTTCATTCTCTGAACTTGTTATTAGGTGAAGCAAAAGCGGTCACTGATTATGGTGTTAAAATTTTTGAAAATAGCCAAGTTCTTAATGTGGAATATGGCGATACCGTAACGGTACGCACAGCTATGGGTTCTGTTCGTGCGAAAAAAATGCTCTGGGCATGTGACTCATTTTTGAACGGCTTAGAGCCAACCATCTACCCAAAAACGATTAATACCTATGCTTATCAGCTGATGACGGAAGAGTTATCTGACGAAATGATTGAGCGTATTAGTCCGATCCGTGGCGCATACAGTGATATTCGTCCAGTTATTGACTATTACCGAGTGACCAAAGAAAACCGTTTATTGTTCGGTAGCTCAACCCATTTTCTTGAATACATTCCATCTGATTTAAAAGCGTGGAACCGTAACCTAATGCTGAAAATTTTCCCTTATTTGAAGGATGTGAAAATTGAATTGGCTTGGGGAGGTCCGATGGCATGTAGTGCCAACCTGTTCCCTCAAATAGGTTCATTGCCGGGACATAACAATATCTTCTTTGTACAAGGTTATTCAGGTTTCGGTGTAACGCCAAGCCATATTGTGTGTAAGGTATTGGCAGAAGGAATGGCAGAAGGCTCACACCGTTATGATTTAATGAGTTCGATTCCTCATGCCAATATCGCAGGTAAAGATAGCATGCGTAATGTGATTGTATCACTGGCTAAAATTTGGCATCAAACCTCGGGCTATTGGCAAGGGCGCCGCTAG
- a CDS encoding cupin domain-containing protein: MISPLLLNKPLPELLNIGSVTNLGSVVVEGDPQASVAMIHGEPTDNLTCGIFACTKGKFKMVYPFDEMATVHEGSVKLTDVKTGQTVEYHKGDTWFAAKGTEVLWEITAERFVKHYLACVNA, encoded by the coding sequence ATGATTAGTCCATTACTGTTAAACAAACCACTTCCTGAACTACTCAATATTGGTAGTGTAACTAATTTAGGTTCTGTGGTTGTTGAGGGTGACCCGCAAGCAAGTGTTGCGATGATCCACGGTGAGCCAACTGATAACCTAACATGTGGTATCTTTGCTTGTACTAAAGGCAAATTTAAAATGGTTTACCCATTCGATGAAATGGCGACTGTTCATGAAGGTTCAGTGAAATTAACGGATGTCAAAACAGGTCAAACTGTTGAATATCATAAAGGTGACACTTGGTTTGCTGCGAAAGGCACTGAAGTCCTGTGGGAGATCACCGCTGAGCGTTTTGTTAAGCATTATCTTGCTTGTGTAAACGCGTAA
- a CDS encoding aldehyde dehydrogenase family protein, whose amino-acid sequence MSQLALLPEVSAFLQRQHAHFINGQPVSGKGEAYFEVVNPATEQVIAKVKEGTKAEVDAAMEAAYGAFHGAWTQTTPMERGNCLNRLADLLEKHLEELAQLETLCSGKTIQLSRFLEVGSAAQFLRYFAGWATKISGETLNVSLPSFKGEQYSAFTQREPVGVVAGIIPWNFSIMISIWKLAAALTCGCTIVLKPSEFTPLTMLRVVELAKEAGIPDGVINIINGGGREVGPALISHPLCSKVTFTGSVPTGLAVGRAAMEGKLTRVTLELGGKNGAAFLADLPVEKIVDGIIEAGYLNQGQICAAAERFYIPSSLIDEVLAQLKQRLSTFKIGSPLDETTEMGPLANKAHYDKILGLFDKARKEGNEIIYGGQPIAGAGYFVPPTIIRANSPNDALMTEETFGPVGTFLSYDDEEELIKQMNSTPFGLAASLWTNDLSKAMRMISRIEAGTVWVNMHTFLDPAVPFGGIKSSGIGREFGSAFIEHYTELKSVMIRY is encoded by the coding sequence ATGAGTCAATTAGCCTTATTGCCGGAAGTCAGCGCCTTCTTACAGCGCCAACATGCACATTTTATTAACGGTCAGCCTGTTTCCGGTAAGGGAGAGGCTTATTTTGAAGTCGTTAACCCGGCCACTGAACAAGTTATTGCTAAAGTGAAAGAAGGTACGAAGGCTGAAGTCGATGCAGCGATGGAAGCCGCCTACGGTGCTTTTCATGGGGCGTGGACGCAAACTACACCTATGGAAAGAGGGAATTGCCTCAATCGTTTAGCTGATTTGCTTGAAAAGCATTTAGAGGAACTGGCGCAGTTAGAAACTTTGTGTTCAGGTAAAACTATTCAACTATCGCGTTTCCTTGAAGTTGGCTCCGCTGCGCAGTTTTTACGCTATTTTGCTGGCTGGGCAACAAAAATCAGTGGTGAGACACTGAATGTTTCTCTACCTTCTTTTAAAGGTGAACAGTATTCAGCCTTCACTCAGCGTGAACCCGTTGGCGTAGTTGCAGGGATTATTCCTTGGAACTTTTCGATTATGATTTCCATATGGAAGTTGGCGGCAGCACTGACTTGTGGTTGTACTATTGTTCTCAAACCAAGTGAATTTACACCGCTGACGATGCTAAGAGTTGTCGAATTAGCGAAGGAAGCGGGTATCCCTGATGGCGTTATTAATATTATTAATGGTGGTGGGCGTGAAGTTGGCCCTGCATTAATTAGTCATCCTCTTTGCTCAAAAGTGACTTTTACAGGCTCTGTACCGACGGGCCTTGCGGTAGGCCGTGCGGCGATGGAAGGTAAATTAACACGCGTAACCCTTGAGCTGGGAGGTAAAAATGGTGCTGCTTTCTTAGCTGATCTGCCAGTTGAAAAAATTGTTGATGGTATTATTGAAGCAGGCTATTTGAATCAAGGGCAAATTTGTGCAGCAGCAGAGCGTTTTTATATTCCATCATCGCTGATTGATGAGGTTTTAGCTCAGCTGAAACAGCGTCTTTCTACATTTAAAATTGGTTCTCCATTGGATGAAACCACTGAGATGGGGCCTTTAGCTAATAAGGCTCATTACGACAAAATTTTAGGGCTATTTGATAAAGCACGTAAAGAAGGCAATGAAATTATTTATGGTGGTCAGCCTATCGCCGGTGCTGGTTACTTCGTTCCGCCTACAATCATTCGAGCTAACAGTCCAAATGATGCATTAATGACAGAAGAAACATTTGGGCCCGTCGGAACCTTCTTAAGTTACGATGATGAAGAAGAGCTCATTAAGCAAATGAACAGTACACCTTTTGGTCTTGCAGCAAGCCTTTGGACTAATGATTTAAGTAAAGCGATGCGTATGATTTCTCGTATTGAAGCAGGAACAGTATGGGTAAATATGCATACGTTCCTTGACCCCGCAGTTCCATTTGGCGGCATCAAATCTTCTGGGATCGGGCGTGAGTTTGGTAGTGCTTTTATTGAGCATTACACAGAGTTGAAGTCAGTCATGATCCGTTATTAG
- a CDS encoding SDR family oxidoreductase, giving the protein MKNVLITGGSRGIGRATAIQLAGLGMQVIINYKNNKVAADEVVNQITATGGKAVAIQANIADESEITQMFATIREQYGDLDYLVNNAGILFQHSTTEHLTAERINQVLATNVTGLLICSREFIKSARHFDSFQGKAIVNVSSIASRTGSAGEYVDYAASKGAVDTITKGLSIELAELGIRVNAVRPGVIYTEIHADGGEPERVDRVAQVVPMKRGGKPEEIADVITWLLSDTSSYVTGAIIDAGGGL; this is encoded by the coding sequence ATGAAGAATGTATTAATTACAGGTGGAAGCAGAGGGATTGGCAGAGCGACGGCAATACAGCTTGCTGGCTTAGGAATGCAGGTGATTATTAACTATAAAAATAATAAAGTTGCTGCTGATGAGGTGGTTAATCAGATAACTGCGACTGGTGGTAAAGCTGTTGCTATCCAAGCGAATATTGCGGATGAAAGCGAAATTACGCAGATGTTTGCTACCATTCGCGAACAGTATGGCGATTTAGATTACTTAGTGAATAATGCAGGTATTTTATTTCAGCATAGTACGACGGAACACCTTACAGCAGAACGTATTAATCAGGTATTAGCAACGAATGTGACAGGGCTACTGATTTGTAGTCGAGAGTTTATTAAAAGTGCGCGCCACTTTGATAGCTTCCAAGGAAAGGCAATTGTTAATGTATCTTCTATCGCTTCGCGTACAGGATCGGCTGGGGAGTATGTTGACTATGCGGCTTCCAAAGGTGCAGTAGATACAATCACAAAGGGCCTTTCAATTGAATTGGCTGAATTAGGCATTCGTGTCAATGCTGTGCGACCCGGTGTGATTTACACAGAGATCCATGCAGATGGTGGTGAGCCTGAGCGTGTCGACCGCGTTGCACAGGTTGTGCCAATGAAAAGAGGGGGAAAGCCCGAAGAGATCGCTGATGTGATCACATGGTTACTGAGTGATACGTCATCTTATGTGACTGGCGCTATTATCGATGCGGGTGGCGGTCTATAG
- a CDS encoding LuxR C-terminal-related transcriptional regulator — protein sequence MMKTPPLCYHQRTLINCCLNTIAHIIPVSASVYYLVDDFWQPDNHVLYGISSSMHQDYLQHFYQLDPLHPDKFRGDDLRLVRMAPDMKQQSQEFYNDFMRPNNITDMAEIFIRRKNKIIAGISVLRDKPFQQQEVMRLNAILPIAELMTFDILPDSLVSYTPKEQEIIHLVREGASNKRIALLLGVSLSTVKTHLRNIFTKANVSNRTELVSSGFIIRQEKMM from the coding sequence ATGATGAAAACACCACCTTTGTGCTACCACCAGCGAACATTAATTAACTGTTGTTTAAACACAATCGCCCATATTATTCCTGTTTCAGCATCCGTTTACTACTTAGTGGATGATTTTTGGCAACCTGATAATCATGTTTTATATGGGATCAGCTCTAGCATGCATCAAGATTACTTACAGCACTTTTATCAATTAGATCCGCTGCATCCTGATAAATTCCGAGGCGATGACTTACGTCTAGTTAGAATGGCGCCTGATATGAAACAGCAGAGCCAAGAGTTTTATAATGATTTTATGCGTCCCAATAATATTACTGATATGGCTGAGATTTTTATTCGCCGTAAAAATAAAATCATTGCAGGTATCTCCGTACTGCGTGATAAGCCGTTTCAGCAACAAGAAGTGATGCGATTGAATGCTATTTTACCTATTGCAGAGCTAATGACCTTTGACATACTGCCTGATTCACTGGTCTCTTACACACCTAAAGAGCAAGAAATCATTCACTTAGTACGTGAGGGAGCAAGTAATAAACGTATCGCACTGCTACTTGGCGTTTCATTGTCTACCGTGAAAACGCACTTACGCAATATATTCACTAAAGCGAATGTCAGTAACCGAACCGAGCTTGTTTCATCCGGTTTTATTATTCGCCAAGAAAAGATGATGTGA